One stretch of Estrella lausannensis DNA includes these proteins:
- the dapA gene encoding 4-hydroxy-tetrahydrodipicolinate synthase gives MGFIKGVITALATPFDQNGEINLDAFRTHIRLQKQAQVAGIAILGTTGEAPTLTHEERSILIKVAKEETQGSLHLMVGTGSYSTRSAIQMTSEAFEMGADSALVVAPYYNKPPQEGLCRHFQEIARQSRGPIVIYNIPGRCMVNVDNSTIMQLLDEQNVAAIKECTGNVPQAQELIFKAKQKRPDVSILSGDDSGAIPLIAMGGDGLISVASNIIPKEIVLMTTYALTSRFKEAREILAKYFPLIQSLFIKTNPIPLKCAMNMMGLMAGPVRLPLTDLSQPLVNELKKELETLHLIKQHGKSQSAPQELKRELSFSRD, from the coding sequence ATGGGATTCATTAAAGGCGTTATCACAGCACTTGCCACCCCATTTGATCAAAATGGCGAAATTAATCTGGATGCTTTCAGGACACATATCCGCCTGCAAAAACAAGCGCAAGTGGCAGGCATCGCCATTTTAGGAACCACCGGCGAGGCGCCCACATTAACCCATGAAGAGCGGTCTATTCTCATCAAAGTGGCAAAAGAAGAGACGCAAGGATCGCTTCACCTGATGGTGGGAACGGGATCATATTCCACCCGATCGGCCATCCAAATGACTTCCGAAGCCTTCGAGATGGGAGCCGACTCAGCGCTCGTCGTCGCACCCTACTACAACAAGCCCCCTCAGGAAGGTCTTTGCCGCCATTTTCAGGAGATAGCAAGACAATCACGCGGCCCGATTGTCATCTACAATATTCCCGGCAGATGCATGGTCAACGTCGATAACAGCACCATCATGCAGCTTCTGGATGAACAAAACGTCGCTGCCATTAAAGAGTGCACGGGAAATGTCCCACAAGCGCAGGAGCTCATATTCAAAGCAAAGCAAAAAAGACCCGACGTCTCCATTCTCTCCGGCGATGACAGCGGTGCAATCCCCTTGATTGCTATGGGAGGAGATGGCCTGATCTCCGTTGCGAGCAACATTATCCCCAAAGAGATCGTCCTGATGACCACGTACGCCCTCACGAGCCGCTTCAAAGAAGCAAGAGAAATCTTGGCCAAATATTTCCCCCTCATCCAATCTCTTTTTATAAAAACCAATCCCATCCCCCTTAAATGCGCTATGAACATGATGGGACTCATGGCCGGCCCTGTAAGACTACCTTTAACAGACCTCTCTCAACCACTTGTAAACGAACTTAAAAAAGAACTAGAAACCCTCCACCTCATTAAACAGCATGGTAAAAGCCAATCCGCACCTCAAGAACTTAAAAGGGAGCTATCTTTTTCCCGAGATTGA
- the dnaG gene encoding DNA primase produces the protein MALYSRESLENLRNKVDIVDVVSQHIEVKKQGAVYKALCPFHDEKTPSFILDKSDGHYHCFGCGAHGDAIQFLLEHQRLSFTEAVERLAERYHVALVAIEKEDVTEAENKARLREVLESACQYFEFMLVHTEEGRKAALYLQERGLTVKFIKKFRLGLSINEPKLFQNYMNKRGFSGDLLEEAGLLSKAPARREFFFDRITFPIHHPSGYVIGFSARKFKEGTFGGKYINSPETKLFKKSKLLFGLNYSRRRIAKERKALIVEGQIDALRLIDEGFDFAVASQGTAFGEEHAKELQRLGVVTVYLSFDGDDAGGEAATKVGDLFLKMGVEVKVVSLEKGEDPDSFMRKWGRDAFAKKLEDAEDYLDFLFRRMAKGADLSSPAVKKRVVDEIASMINKWESEIIIHESLKKLSFLAKLPENLITRQIEKKPVLLHQRTSLAGVAKIDPHFILESDFIRWLLLLMPKGPTHLSIAAQNITQDHFNTPLCRQLYQKIHEMSSQGTMNLLKFSTSLQNGELEALLQEILSKSGDPSRAEPSFFEAMQKLLDRSWMDRRESIRVKIQSGHLSEEEAFRLLKEFEEVKRQEPKIRYLDGSEKRYKN, from the coding sequence ATGGCTCTATACAGCAGAGAGAGCCTTGAGAATCTGAGGAATAAAGTCGATATTGTCGATGTTGTTTCCCAGCATATCGAGGTGAAAAAACAGGGGGCAGTCTATAAAGCGCTTTGCCCATTCCATGACGAGAAGACCCCTTCTTTTATCTTAGATAAAAGCGATGGCCACTACCACTGCTTTGGCTGCGGAGCCCATGGAGACGCCATCCAGTTTTTGCTCGAGCACCAGCGTCTTTCCTTTACGGAGGCTGTTGAACGCTTAGCTGAGAGGTACCATGTCGCTTTAGTCGCGATTGAAAAAGAGGATGTGACGGAAGCAGAGAATAAAGCCCGCCTCCGTGAAGTGCTGGAGTCGGCGTGCCAATATTTCGAATTCATGCTGGTGCACACCGAAGAGGGCCGTAAGGCAGCCCTTTATCTCCAGGAGCGGGGGCTTACCGTGAAGTTCATCAAGAAGTTCCGCTTAGGTCTTTCCATCAATGAGCCTAAGCTTTTTCAGAACTACATGAACAAGCGCGGCTTTTCGGGAGATCTGCTCGAAGAAGCGGGTCTTTTGTCAAAAGCTCCGGCCAGACGCGAGTTTTTCTTTGACCGGATCACATTCCCCATCCACCATCCCAGCGGTTATGTGATAGGGTTTTCCGCACGTAAATTCAAGGAGGGGACGTTCGGAGGCAAATATATCAACTCCCCCGAGACTAAGCTGTTTAAAAAATCCAAGCTCCTCTTTGGGCTTAACTACTCCAGAAGAAGGATCGCCAAAGAGAGAAAAGCACTCATTGTCGAGGGGCAGATCGACGCCCTGCGCCTAATTGATGAAGGTTTCGACTTTGCGGTTGCCTCGCAAGGAACAGCGTTTGGTGAAGAGCATGCCAAGGAGCTGCAGCGTCTCGGAGTTGTCACCGTCTACCTCTCGTTTGATGGCGATGACGCGGGCGGAGAGGCTGCCACCAAGGTGGGCGATCTCTTTTTGAAGATGGGCGTGGAAGTGAAAGTCGTTTCGCTGGAAAAGGGGGAAGACCCTGATAGCTTTATGCGCAAATGGGGCAGGGATGCCTTCGCCAAAAAGCTGGAGGATGCCGAAGACTATCTGGACTTTTTGTTCCGAAGAATGGCTAAAGGGGCGGACTTAAGTTCTCCGGCAGTCAAAAAGAGAGTTGTCGACGAGATCGCTTCGATGATCAACAAATGGGAGAGTGAAATCATTATCCATGAGAGTTTGAAAAAGCTCTCCTTTCTTGCCAAGCTTCCAGAAAATCTTATCACGCGGCAGATCGAGAAAAAGCCCGTCCTCTTACACCAGCGAACCTCTTTGGCCGGGGTTGCCAAGATCGATCCGCATTTCATTTTAGAGTCCGATTTTATCCGTTGGCTTTTGCTCTTGATGCCGAAGGGTCCGACCCACTTAAGTATTGCTGCGCAAAATATCACCCAGGATCACTTTAACACCCCCCTCTGCCGCCAGCTTTATCAGAAGATCCATGAGATGAGCTCTCAGGGGACTATGAATTTGCTCAAGTTCTCAACATCGCTTCAGAATGGCGAACTGGAAGCCCTTTTGCAGGAAATTCTCTCCAAAAGCGGCGACCCCTCACGAGCTGAACCCTCCTTTTTTGAAGCCATGCAAAAGCTTTTGGACAGAAGCTGGATGGACAGGCGCGAGAGTATCCGCGTCAAGATCCAGAGCGGCCATCTAAGCGAAGAGGAAGCTTTTCGCCTCTTGAAGGAGTTCGAGGAAGTAAAAAGGCAAGAGCCTAAAATACGGTATCTTGACGGGTCGGAGAAACGCTATAAAAACTGA
- a CDS encoding MarC family protein — MIDFSAVFAIATMLFIICNPIGNSPAILAIIKDFPIERQRAIMIREGIFSLLIALFFQFFGEWFLHLLDLKDYTVSFCGGLLLFFVSLSLIFPVKGESSGDKKKQEPFIVPIATPLLTGPSLMATIMLKSRELPGFLTLSTGILIAWLGVIPVLLFTPYLQKVLGNKGVTALEQFMGMVLAMIAIQMLLSGIKLFLAAA; from the coding sequence TTGATCGATTTTTCAGCTGTTTTTGCCATAGCGACCATGCTGTTCATCATTTGCAATCCCATCGGGAACTCTCCTGCCATTTTGGCCATCATCAAAGATTTTCCCATCGAGAGGCAACGGGCCATCATGATACGGGAAGGGATTTTTTCCCTTCTGATCGCCCTATTTTTTCAGTTTTTTGGAGAATGGTTTCTCCATCTGCTCGATCTTAAGGATTACACCGTCTCCTTCTGCGGCGGCCTGCTTCTCTTTTTTGTCTCCCTCTCCCTCATTTTTCCAGTTAAGGGAGAAAGTTCAGGGGACAAAAAAAAACAAGAGCCTTTCATCGTTCCAATAGCAACGCCCTTGCTGACAGGCCCAAGCCTGATGGCGACAATCATGTTGAAATCGAGAGAGCTACCCGGCTTTCTGACCCTTTCAACCGGTATCTTAATCGCCTGGCTGGGAGTCATCCCGGTACTGCTGTTCACACCTTATTTGCAGAAGGTTTTGGGTAATAAGGGAGTCACCGCACTCGAGCAGTTTATGGGAATGGTCCTGGCGATGATTGCCATTCAGATGCTTCTTTCCGGCATCAAACTTTTTTTAGCCGCTGCCTAG
- a CDS encoding phospholipase D-like domain-containing protein — protein MRRKKGKSGLFLGLFVTFLLLILELSYETLNTYEPEQAEPPKLLSAQLGDDLTQTILSAIGSAKESVHLSVFNLSDHKVISALNKKAAEGVPVFLYTDANASWQGIKSLKKNIRVHLWKKGALMHQKILLIDQNAVYLGSANFSWRSLNIHRNLVLAFKSPDAANFLLTHLENSDKGKEFQEEFSKMIVVGGQRAKLILFPSKQDKVREVQKLIDGAKKTIRIAMYTWTREDFAQSCAKAKQRGVDVEVVLDRSVIQRTPNPVIQALVKGRVPTLIYQGPGLLHHKFLYVDSTKLLTGSANWTKAAFTQNRESNILLEELTPEQKETLEKLWQDLKQESKLLQ, from the coding sequence ATGAGACGAAAGAAAGGAAAATCCGGCCTCTTTCTCGGCCTCTTCGTCACCTTCTTGCTCCTGATTCTTGAACTCTCCTATGAGACGCTTAATACTTATGAACCGGAGCAGGCGGAGCCCCCCAAATTACTTTCCGCACAGCTCGGCGACGACCTAACACAAACGATTCTCTCGGCCATTGGATCCGCAAAGGAGTCCGTACACCTCTCGGTTTTCAATCTTTCAGATCATAAAGTGATCAGCGCCCTGAACAAAAAGGCCGCCGAGGGTGTGCCGGTATTTCTCTACACCGATGCTAACGCTTCATGGCAAGGAATTAAATCCCTTAAAAAAAACATCCGTGTCCACCTCTGGAAAAAGGGTGCTCTGATGCACCAAAAAATTCTCTTGATTGACCAAAATGCCGTCTATCTCGGGTCGGCCAATTTTTCGTGGAGATCGCTGAACATACACAGAAATTTGGTACTTGCCTTCAAAAGCCCGGATGCTGCCAACTTTCTTTTGACACACCTTGAAAACTCTGATAAGGGAAAAGAATTTCAAGAGGAGTTCAGTAAAATGATTGTTGTCGGCGGCCAACGGGCTAAACTCATCCTATTTCCTTCCAAACAGGACAAAGTCAGGGAAGTTCAAAAGTTGATTGACGGGGCAAAAAAAACGATTCGGATCGCGATGTATACGTGGACTCGGGAAGACTTCGCCCAATCGTGTGCCAAAGCAAAACAGCGGGGCGTCGATGTGGAAGTGGTGCTCGACAGATCCGTCATCCAAAGAACGCCAAACCCTGTAATACAAGCACTTGTAAAGGGGCGTGTGCCAACCCTGATCTATCAGGGCCCCGGGCTTTTACACCATAAGTTCCTCTATGTCGATAGCACTAAACTATTGACCGGATCTGCGAACTGGACCAAGGCCGCATTTACCCAAAATCGCGAATCGAATATCTTACTTGAGGAACTAACCCCAGAACAAAAAGAGACGTTGGAAAAGCTATGGCAGGATCTGAAACAGGAATCAAAACTTCTCCAATGA
- a CDS encoding response regulator produces the protein MNPIHHTPPLQNQRPLKRSHHESPPRRISDESNTTEWDSNPLPRMEDDHEPPPLNSKRAKCLYADDNKLLRTMMSKMLATLDIEADIANEGNEAFELLNKNRGQYSFTIFDMEMGEGEMNGHIAIKRWRQKEEESKMEALPMYILTANSDQSMKSNCLTCGATDVLSKPISREKLKEIVKKHLPPTLPERHSSSLHANKSN, from the coding sequence ATGAACCCGATTCATCACACTCCCCCCCTTCAAAATCAAAGACCTTTAAAAAGGAGCCATCACGAAAGTCCTCCCAGAAGAATTTCTGATGAAAGCAATACAACGGAATGGGACAGCAATCCTCTCCCCCGGATGGAAGATGATCACGAGCCTCCCCCTCTTAACTCCAAAAGGGCGAAGTGCCTTTATGCCGATGATAACAAGCTCTTGAGGACGATGATGAGCAAAATGCTCGCTACGCTTGATATCGAAGCGGATATTGCCAACGAGGGAAATGAGGCCTTCGAGCTGTTGAATAAAAACAGAGGTCAATACAGCTTCACGATCTTCGATATGGAGATGGGAGAAGGAGAGATGAACGGTCACATTGCCATCAAGCGCTGGAGACAGAAAGAAGAAGAGAGCAAGATGGAGGCTCTTCCAATGTATATTTTAACAGCCAACAGCGATCAGTCCATGAAATCGAACTGCCTCACATGCGGCGCCACCGATGTCTTGTCAAAACCCATATCCCGAGAGAAGCTGAAAGAGATTGTAAAGAAGCATCTGCCGCCAACACTTCCGGAAAGGCACTCCTCATCCTTGCACGCGAACAAATCGAATTAA
- a CDS encoding metallophosphoesterase has translation MAKGFTHDISLSPASSGAARSLYWMTDLHLDAMPEEKWKLFFRQLSHEAFDGLLIGGDIVNGINSLKVLKEIEGIIERPLYFVLGNHDFYYGSIEKIRKLAKALAMKTANLHYLTYSDPIPLNADVALVGHDGWSDARTGNFLASTIMLNDYLFIEELKKLKGKDLEGKLQELGHKSALSAEIVLMKALDQFKTVVFLTHSSPFREACLYEGKICDDNWGPHFVSTAVGQMLSKAARAYPDKSLLVLSGHSHEKADVSMADNLRVLSGKTDLGSLCLQGVIRL, from the coding sequence ATGGCTAAGGGATTTACCCACGACATTTCTCTTTCTCCGGCTAGCAGCGGCGCTGCACGATCTCTTTATTGGATGACGGATTTGCATTTGGACGCAATGCCTGAGGAGAAGTGGAAGCTGTTCTTCCGCCAACTCTCCCATGAGGCGTTTGATGGCCTTCTGATTGGAGGCGATATCGTGAATGGGATCAATTCCCTCAAAGTGCTCAAAGAGATAGAGGGTATTATCGAACGGCCCCTCTATTTTGTACTGGGCAATCACGATTTTTATTACGGGTCGATCGAGAAAATCCGTAAACTTGCCAAGGCCTTGGCAATGAAAACTGCAAATTTACACTACCTCACCTACAGTGATCCGATTCCGCTAAACGCTGATGTGGCTTTGGTGGGACATGATGGCTGGAGCGATGCGCGAACCGGCAATTTTCTGGCCTCAACCATCATGCTCAACGATTACCTCTTTATTGAGGAATTGAAGAAGCTGAAAGGGAAGGATCTGGAAGGGAAGTTGCAGGAGCTGGGACATAAGTCCGCCTTAAGCGCCGAGATTGTGCTCATGAAAGCCTTGGATCAATTTAAAACAGTGGTTTTTTTAACGCACTCTTCTCCCTTCAGGGAAGCGTGTCTTTACGAGGGCAAGATATGCGATGACAATTGGGGGCCTCACTTTGTGTCCACTGCGGTAGGTCAGATGTTATCGAAGGCAGCGAGGGCATATCCTGATAAATCTCTGCTCGTACTCTCCGGTCACTCGCATGAGAAGGCTGATGTGTCCATGGCCGATAATCTCCGCGTTCTCTCTGGAAAAACCGATCTTGGCAGCTTATGCCTTCAAGGGGTGATACGCTTGTAG
- the dapB gene encoding 4-hydroxy-tetrahydrodipicolinate reductase produces MAGSETGIKTSPMKIALIGYGKMGRAIESLAMEKGIDVTGKVDPLTPFKDIFPQTLQQADVCLDFSHPDSVKENIREAAALGKCLVVGTTGWYDQIPEVKRIVKASNIGLIYSPNFSLGVNLFVKLAAKAAELFNPFPEFDIGGFEIHHNQKADLPSGTAELVCETLLKHAPRKQSVVYGSKKIKDPEREIHYPSLRIGHVPGTHEVIFDSPAETVTISCVSRNRQSFAMGALLAASWIRDRKGFFTFDDIINQILKDKHGIH; encoded by the coding sequence ATGGCAGGATCTGAAACAGGAATCAAAACTTCTCCAATGAAAATCGCACTGATAGGCTACGGAAAGATGGGACGAGCGATCGAATCCCTCGCGATGGAAAAAGGGATTGACGTCACCGGAAAAGTCGACCCCCTCACCCCCTTCAAAGACATCTTCCCGCAAACCCTTCAGCAAGCCGACGTCTGCCTGGATTTCAGCCACCCCGACAGCGTCAAAGAAAATATCCGGGAAGCTGCGGCGCTCGGAAAGTGCCTCGTTGTAGGCACCACAGGGTGGTATGACCAGATACCGGAAGTTAAAAGAATTGTCAAGGCATCCAACATAGGCCTTATCTACTCGCCCAATTTCTCCCTGGGAGTCAATCTGTTCGTCAAGCTGGCCGCGAAAGCCGCCGAACTCTTCAACCCATTCCCCGAGTTTGATATCGGAGGTTTTGAGATACATCACAACCAAAAAGCCGATCTTCCCTCAGGAACCGCGGAACTTGTCTGCGAGACGCTCCTTAAACATGCTCCAAGGAAGCAGTCAGTCGTTTATGGCTCCAAGAAAATTAAAGATCCGGAGCGGGAGATACACTACCCCTCGCTAAGAATCGGCCACGTCCCCGGTACGCATGAAGTCATCTTCGACTCTCCCGCCGAGACGGTAACCATCTCCTGCGTGTCGAGAAACCGGCAAAGCTTTGCCATGGGTGCGCTGCTGGCAGCAAGCTGGATCAGGGACCGCAAAGGATTTTTCACCTTTGACGATATCATCAACCAGATTTTGAAGGACAAACATGGGATTCATTAA
- a CDS encoding LL-diaminopimelate aminotransferase, translated as MVKANPHLKNLKGSYLFPEIEKRKRLFLESNPGKSLISLGIGDTTTPLPRSIVEAISAASEEMGQEKGYSGYGPSFGLQELRQKIAQVIYKGVVKPDEIIISDGCKPDIARVLMLFNKQAKIGIQDPAYPVYVDASVITGQGGPFDEGKGIYSQLHYIPCPEKNGFVPDIDSCPPLDVITIISPNNPTGVVYTKEELKRVVDFAKKHKSVILFDAAYSSYIQGESLPRSIFEIEGAKEVAIELNSFSKMAGFSGLRLGWTVVPSELHYEDGTAVKKDFERIISTCFNGASIITQKGGIAALSEKGMQELALIRKGYLENAALLKKGLESLHFHCYGGDHAPYVFARKDGGKSWELFDKFLNQGGLITTPGSGFGPSGEGYLRFSAFAKHDEIIEAVSRLKSIV; from the coding sequence ATGGTAAAAGCCAATCCGCACCTCAAGAACTTAAAAGGGAGCTATCTTTTTCCCGAGATTGAAAAAAGAAAGCGCCTTTTCTTAGAATCCAATCCAGGCAAGAGCCTCATCAGTCTAGGGATTGGAGATACGACAACCCCTCTGCCGCGAAGCATCGTTGAAGCCATCAGTGCTGCATCCGAAGAGATGGGGCAGGAAAAGGGGTACTCCGGTTATGGACCATCTTTCGGCCTTCAGGAACTTCGGCAAAAGATCGCCCAAGTCATCTACAAAGGAGTCGTCAAACCGGATGAAATCATCATATCCGATGGCTGTAAACCCGACATTGCCCGCGTCTTAATGCTCTTTAACAAGCAGGCTAAAATCGGCATACAAGATCCCGCTTACCCTGTCTATGTCGATGCAAGCGTCATCACAGGACAAGGAGGCCCCTTCGACGAAGGTAAGGGCATCTACTCCCAACTGCATTATATCCCCTGCCCCGAAAAAAACGGGTTTGTTCCGGATATCGACTCTTGTCCGCCGCTCGATGTCATCACGATCATCTCGCCCAACAATCCCACCGGGGTAGTATATACTAAAGAAGAGCTCAAGAGAGTTGTCGACTTTGCAAAGAAGCACAAAAGCGTCATTCTCTTCGACGCAGCCTACAGTAGCTATATCCAAGGAGAAAGCCTGCCCAGGTCCATATTCGAGATCGAAGGGGCTAAAGAGGTAGCGATAGAGCTTAACTCATTCTCGAAGATGGCCGGATTTTCGGGACTCCGCCTCGGTTGGACAGTCGTTCCGAGCGAACTTCACTATGAAGACGGCACAGCGGTCAAAAAGGATTTTGAGAGAATCATAAGCACCTGTTTCAACGGTGCCTCGATCATCACGCAGAAGGGTGGAATCGCGGCGTTGTCTGAGAAAGGAATGCAAGAGCTGGCCCTAATTAGAAAAGGCTACCTTGAAAACGCCGCCCTCTTGAAGAAGGGGCTTGAGTCGCTTCACTTTCATTGCTATGGCGGCGATCACGCCCCTTACGTCTTTGCGAGAAAGGACGGAGGTAAATCATGGGAGCTGTTCGACAAATTCCTGAACCAAGGCGGACTGATCACGACACCCGGTAGCGGCTTTGGGCCTTCAGGGGAAGGGTATCTTCGCTTCAGCGCTTTTGCAAAACACGATGAGATTATCGAAGCTGTCTCGCGGCTTAAAAGTATTGTATAA
- a CDS encoding ATP-dependent RecD-like DNA helicase, with amino-acid sequence MEELVGTIERITYQSPETGYTVLQLLVKKATKPLTVVGTMLSVQCGETIRVKGFYKSHLVHGRQFEAKEHAVEMPQDITGITKYLGSGLIKGIGPVFATRIVDAFGEETLSIIDNTPERLLEVQGVGEKRLKAINACWSEQKSIRELMIFLQTYSISPSFAFRIFRTFGAESIQKVKENPYLLAREIVGIGFKSADSIATKIGISKQSPLRIESGIHHVLFEAAEGGHSCLPVSHFLPVAEAMLEVDRSIIDQTMQALAKEKKLMIQDLPVEGNPEPYVWTPSYFLSEAGISKELRRLLSALSNLRSVDKEKALEWVQKKLSIELAAKQKEAVSAVLSDKVHIITGGPGTGKSTITKAILAILSHLTEKIVLAAPTGRAAKRLSEITGRGAKTIHSLLEFDFSQGGFKRNRKNPLDAELIIVDESSMIDTLLMYQLLKAIPDEARLVLVGDINQLPSVGAGNVLKDLIASRAISVTHLNEIFRQAQGSRIVTNAHKINEGIYPDIQNRSGSDFYFIEAKEPEDVLKEIITLVVDRLPQKFGFKAREEIQVLSPMKKGVVGTYSLNEVLQGELNKSDKSLIRQGATFKEGDKVMQMRNNYKKEVYNGDIGYIQSIDAIEKEVIVAFDDKPITYDFMELDELMLAYAVSVHKYQGSECPCIVMPIHTTHFKLLTRNLLYTGVTRGKKLVVLVGSKKALAIAVHNDEVKMRHTGLKQAMTALHFHKL; translated from the coding sequence ATGGAAGAGCTAGTCGGCACTATAGAACGAATCACTTACCAAAGCCCTGAAACAGGCTATACTGTCTTGCAGCTGCTCGTCAAAAAGGCAACCAAACCGTTAACCGTCGTCGGCACCATGCTTTCAGTGCAGTGCGGTGAGACGATCCGAGTCAAAGGTTTCTACAAAAGCCACCTTGTGCATGGCAGGCAGTTCGAAGCGAAAGAGCACGCCGTCGAAATGCCCCAGGACATTACCGGAATCACCAAATACCTAGGCTCCGGACTCATCAAAGGCATTGGGCCTGTGTTCGCAACCCGTATCGTGGACGCGTTCGGCGAAGAGACTCTCAGCATCATTGACAACACTCCTGAACGTCTGCTAGAGGTTCAGGGAGTGGGCGAGAAAAGGCTGAAAGCAATCAACGCGTGCTGGTCTGAGCAGAAGAGCATCCGCGAGCTGATGATTTTTTTGCAGACCTACAGCATCAGTCCCTCTTTTGCCTTCAGGATATTCCGTACTTTTGGGGCGGAATCGATTCAGAAAGTTAAAGAAAACCCCTATCTTTTGGCGCGGGAGATTGTTGGAATCGGCTTTAAAAGCGCCGATTCGATCGCCACTAAAATTGGGATCAGTAAACAGTCGCCTCTGCGCATCGAATCAGGCATCCACCATGTCCTGTTCGAAGCCGCCGAAGGAGGGCACAGCTGCCTTCCCGTCAGTCATTTCCTTCCCGTGGCCGAGGCCATGCTTGAGGTGGACCGGTCAATTATCGATCAAACCATGCAGGCTCTTGCCAAAGAAAAGAAGCTGATGATCCAAGATCTGCCAGTCGAGGGCAATCCGGAGCCGTATGTTTGGACACCCTCTTATTTTCTTTCCGAGGCAGGCATCTCCAAAGAGCTGAGGCGTCTTCTATCGGCTCTCTCGAACTTGCGCTCTGTCGATAAGGAAAAGGCCCTTGAATGGGTTCAGAAAAAGCTATCGATTGAACTTGCCGCCAAGCAAAAGGAAGCTGTCAGCGCAGTTCTTAGCGACAAAGTCCACATTATCACCGGCGGTCCAGGAACAGGAAAAAGCACTATTACAAAAGCCATCTTGGCCATTTTGTCCCATTTAACCGAAAAAATCGTCCTGGCAGCACCGACGGGGCGCGCCGCAAAGCGGTTATCTGAAATTACCGGAAGAGGGGCCAAAACAATACACAGTCTGCTGGAGTTTGACTTCTCTCAAGGGGGCTTTAAAAGAAACCGCAAAAACCCCTTGGATGCCGAGCTTATCATAGTCGATGAATCCAGCATGATCGACACGCTTTTGATGTACCAGCTTCTCAAGGCTATCCCTGACGAGGCGCGTCTTGTGCTCGTCGGCGACATCAACCAGTTGCCAAGCGTGGGCGCTGGAAACGTTTTGAAAGATCTGATCGCTTCAAGAGCCATTTCAGTCACGCATCTCAACGAAATTTTCCGCCAGGCGCAAGGATCCAGAATCGTCACGAACGCCCACAAGATAAACGAAGGGATCTACCCTGATATTCAAAACAGGAGTGGAAGCGACTTCTATTTCATCGAGGCCAAAGAACCGGAGGATGTTCTTAAAGAAATCATCACCTTAGTTGTCGACAGGCTCCCGCAAAAGTTTGGGTTCAAAGCACGGGAGGAGATTCAAGTGCTTTCTCCAATGAAAAAAGGGGTCGTTGGGACATACAGCCTAAACGAGGTTCTTCAGGGTGAGTTGAACAAATCCGACAAAAGCCTTATTCGCCAGGGAGCAACTTTCAAAGAAGGCGACAAGGTGATGCAGATGCGCAACAACTACAAAAAGGAAGTCTATAACGGCGACATCGGCTATATCCAATCGATTGACGCCATTGAAAAGGAAGTTATTGTCGCCTTTGATGACAAACCTATCACCTACGACTTCATGGAACTCGACGAACTCATGCTCGCCTATGCCGTCTCTGTGCATAAATATCAGGGCAGCGAATGCCCCTGCATCGTGATGCCCATTCACACAACCCACTTCAAGCTGCTGACCCGCAACCTGCTTTACACTGGAGTCACCAGAGGCAAAAAGTTAGTTGTCTTGGTCGGTTCAAAAAAAGCTCTCGCCATCGCTGTGCACAATGATGAGGTGAAGATGCGCCACACTGGACTTAAACAGGCGATGACAGCCCTCCATTTTCATAAGCTATGA
- a CDS encoding thiol-disulfide oxidoreductase DCC family protein, translating to MKMSSERWHLIFYDGTCGFCDLSVQFVMRHDKKKKFFFAPLQGKTAEKFLRGLPQEIRGLDSVILIEDFQGNDEKIHTLGKAAFRVLWLLGGGFALPGLISFLPSCLYNFGYRFIARRRHYFGGKISCVVPDKKSGRFLP from the coding sequence ATGAAAATGAGTAGTGAGAGGTGGCATCTGATTTTCTATGACGGCACCTGCGGCTTTTGCGATCTCTCAGTGCAGTTTGTGATGCGCCATGACAAAAAAAAGAAGTTCTTCTTCGCTCCTCTGCAGGGAAAGACTGCAGAGAAGTTTCTTCGGGGCCTTCCTCAGGAAATTAGGGGGTTGGATAGCGTCATCCTGATCGAGGATTTTCAGGGGAATGATGAAAAAATCCACACCCTTGGCAAGGCTGCTTTTCGCGTCTTGTGGCTGCTCGGGGGCGGCTTTGCCCTGCCGGGGCTAATTTCTTTCCTGCCATCTTGTCTCTACAACTTCGGCTATCGGTTTATTGCCAGGCGACGCCATTATTTTGGAGGGAAGATTTCGTGTGTGGTTCCTGACAAGAAGAGCGGTCGCTTCCTGCCCTGA